The following DNA comes from Flavisolibacter ginsenosidimutans.
TGAGCGTAGTGGGACAAACAACAAGCGCCTTCATCTCGCCGTCGTTGTTCTCGTAGTAATATTGAAGAAAGGAAAGTGCCTGTACCGTTTTACCCAAGCCCATGTCATCGGCCAAAATGCCGCCCCAGGAAACTTCGCGCAGGTAATTGAGCCATTGAAAACCCGCTACCTGGTAAGGACGAAGAATGGGTTGCAAATTTTGGGGTGCCGGAATTTCTTTGATGGCGGCAAACTCTTTGATGCGTTCGTATTTTTCTTCGAGCTGAATGGTGAGTTCTTCCGGGTTGCGTGCTTCGTAGAGTTCATCAATCACGCTTAAATGATAGCGTGAGAGTTTGAGTTTATCTGTTCTTCCTTCGCCTACGCGGAACAGCAGCGAATATTTTTTCAGCCATTCTTCGGGCAAAATGCCCAACGTGCCGTCGTTGAGCTGTACAAACTGCTGCTTGTTGGCCAGAGCTTTTTTTACTTCGGCTACTGATACTTTCTGGTCGCCAAAAAGAATGTCCACCTTCGCGTCAAACCAATCGGTGTGCGACGAAATGTAAATGTGCGTTTGTGGCTTTGCGGTATTGAAGCGGAAGTTTTTCAGCGATTCATAACCATAAACGGGAACCTTTGCTTCCTTCATGGCATCCACAAAAAGAAAGAACCAGTTGTTCTTTAAAACCTCCGCGCCTTTCAATGCGAGTGCCGCCCCATCGTCAAACGAAACAAAGTTGGAGTGAAGAATTTCCAACTTGTGCAGGAAGGCTTTTTCGGCTTCGCGGTTGCGGTGAACCACCACCACTTTGTCGCCATTCGGAATGATTAATTCGCCTTTGTCCGCACCTTTTACGTCAAAGCCCTTGTAAGTATAAACCGGGCTGAAAACAAGGTATTCGCCCTTTTCCTGCAAATACAATTTTGTTTCCGGCTCGCCGTCTTTTACTTCGCCAATCAGGCTGCGGTCAAAGTCAACTCTGTACTCGCGGGTAAGCGGCATTACTTTTTTCAACAGCGTTTGCGGCCAGTCATCTGCTTTTATTTTTTCCGTGCCTTCGGCAGAAAAGCTTTCGGCTATCTCCACGCCTTCTTTGTTCTCCCACAAATAAAGCTGGAAGTTGTAGAGGTAAACCAGTGGCGAAGCGGATTCGTTTTCGTTCAGTGAATGCGGTGCGCTGTCGGCTTTCACGTAACATTCAATGAGGTAATCGTCGCCGTTTTTGCTCACGCTAAAATTTGGCGTGAGGTAGTCGTTGCTTAATTCCACCTTCTGTAGCGAAGCCGTTTTAAAGGCCTTGTCTTTGGGCAGCACAAACACCGGTGCGCCGGCAAATTCAACGAAGAGCTTTTTTATTTTGGGCAAGAGATATTCCGCAATCAGCGTCTTTGTTTCCGCCGGAAGTTCGTCGTCTTCATGCTGAATGATGTTTTCCCAAAAACCGGCAAACGGAGAATTACGGCTCACGTATTTGTTAATCTCCGCATCCTGAAGTTTGCGCACGGTTTGCAGCAGGTTTTTGTCTTCTTCGCTGTATTGTTCGGTTTCTACATAGCGAGACAATTCAAGCTTTTGTACGTTGCCCGCAAAGTTGCCTTCTTCGTCCATCTCGCCTTCAATCAAATCAACACCGAAGAAAGGATAGGCTGCTTTGTGAAAGTTGAACACAAGGCCGAGTTTTTTGGCGATGATGTGTTCTTTTGCTTTGGGTTCTTCTTCGGCCACTTCTATTTTTTCAAATCGCGGCACAGATAAGGGTGCCGGGGTAGCTACCCGTTTAATGTTGCGGTCGAGTACACGCAGGTAAGGTTTGCCGTCTTTATAGCTGAATTCAAACTTGCCTTTAAGATCATCGCTCAACGTGTAACCATAGGCTTCGAGCAGCTTGTTTTTTTCCTTGTCCCAGTTGCGGATGGTTTCAAAATAATGCTGCCCTTTTGTTTGAAGAAGGTGCAGGAACACAATCACTTTCGGCAGGCAAAGCAGGTGCTCTGAATCCTGGTAATCACTGCTCGTATCAAAGTTTCGCTCTTCGTTTCTGCGAATGATGACGGAATACTCTTTATCCTCAAGCTTCACCTTTGCCTTTACCGTTTCCTCTTTTGCGCTTTCAATTACCGGCGAGTGTTCCTGCAACCATTTTTCGGCTTCCGAAACAATCTCGTGGCTTGACAAAAGCTGAACCGTTCGGGATTCGATCGCCTTCATTTTGGCCACGGTATGGCGCTGATCGTAGGCTACGTCGTCTTTCAGCAATTGGCCTTTGTCCATCATCTCCTGCAGGCGAATAAGCGACGCTGCTTCGTGGCGGCAGATGTCGCCCAAATTGTACGGACAGGCGCAGCGCAGCGAAAGCGTTTTGGGGTCTTTATATTGCTGTACGTGAACCTTGTAAAAGGTAGAATAATTATCGTCCTTCACACGAAACACGGCCGAACCGAAAAGGTCGTCGTGTTCTATCAATTCCACAAAGCCGATGGCGTGTATTTTTTTGCCCCGGCG
Coding sequences within:
- a CDS encoding DEAD/DEAH box helicase; the protein is MALPHLLKYVYTHGSDEVIRRGKKIHAIGFVELIEHDDLFGSAVFRVKDDNYSTFYKVHVQQYKDPKTLSLRCACPYNLGDICRHEAASLIRLQEMMDKGQLLKDDVAYDQRHTVAKMKAIESRTVQLLSSHEIVSEAEKWLQEHSPVIESAKEETVKAKVKLEDKEYSVIIRRNEERNFDTSSDYQDSEHLLCLPKVIVFLHLLQTKGQHYFETIRNWDKEKNKLLEAYGYTLSDDLKGKFEFSYKDGKPYLRVLDRNIKRVATPAPLSVPRFEKIEVAEEEPKAKEHIIAKKLGLVFNFHKAAYPFFGVDLIEGEMDEEGNFAGNVQKLELSRYVETEQYSEEDKNLLQTVRKLQDAEINKYVSRNSPFAGFWENIIQHEDDELPAETKTLIAEYLLPKIKKLFVEFAGAPVFVLPKDKAFKTASLQKVELSNDYLTPNFSVSKNGDDYLIECYVKADSAPHSLNENESASPLVYLYNFQLYLWENKEGVEIAESFSAEGTEKIKADDWPQTLLKKVMPLTREYRVDFDRSLIGEVKDGEPETKLYLQEKGEYLVFSPVYTYKGFDVKGADKGELIIPNGDKVVVVHRNREAEKAFLHKLEILHSNFVSFDDGAALALKGAEVLKNNWFFLFVDAMKEAKVPVYGYESLKNFRFNTAKPQTHIYISSHTDWFDAKVDILFGDQKVSVAEVKKALANKQQFVQLNDGTLGILPEEWLKKYSLLFRVGEGRTDKLKLSRYHLSVIDELYEARNPEELTIQLEEKYERIKEFAAIKEIPAPQNLQPILRPYQVAGFQWLNYLREVSWGGILADDMGLGKTVQALSFLQYYYENNDGEMKALVVCPTTLIYNWENEIKKFTPSLEYYIHHGSLRSRQIDELLKHHVIITTYGTLRSDIKLFTGMKFDYVILDESQAIKNPTSKVTKAASLLNAKNRLCMSGTPLQNNTFDIYAQMNFLNPGMLGSVEFFRQEFAIPIDKFGEQEQKEHLKKVLYPFILRRTKEQVAKDLPDKTETVLFCEMDDEQRRIYDAYRNDFRAKIMGTIEEQGISKSQLTILQGLMKLRQICDSPAILNEEEKLPNHSIKLEELSREITENIGNHKALVFSQFLGMLALIREKLTELGVKYEYFDGSTSAPDREKAIQAFQNDEETRVFLISLKAGGVGLNLTAADYVYIVDPWWNPAVEQQAIDRTHRIGQTKNIFAYRMICKDTIEDKIMQLQEKKRALAKELIADDTSFVKALTKEDVEYLFS